In Calliopsis andreniformis isolate RMS-2024a chromosome 8, iyCalAndr_principal, whole genome shotgun sequence, one DNA window encodes the following:
- the LOC143182116 gene encoding nucleolar protein 9, with product MSNEHGNNEKSKKRKKKRSHIQMAKKFARQRNHGSEVDSETYQYMVHILELMKNDFPTFEEKLIFVNNVYEQTIDHEIEYARNQIGSRILDSLLQYANLETIQRLVDAFGSQLRPLSSDRFASHVLEKIVMVCADRGNKIASEKSSEQKVDAVIEVKESEVKSYNDIVLKLSKYFINNIEEFVFDTYANHLLRTVIQCLGGLIDKPDPNDKRKLIIESRRPVVQEYKDLLLQTCNRLLKWPQFLEFGQDELTSGLLQSILYSLKDTYPDILEIYINKITNECFKPGQEQQLSNIFESVCSTRLLEACLVVAEPKCLYKIYEQFFLGNLKQLSLMQSTNFSVQRLLDHCTVKEDFEKIFEEISKCFSDIFTKGYTGVIVSIGNACLRVQTKQGAFVTDLLKVLHCETNERQLQTAICIASLKTWEELENVKKEDSASITINLHGSLIVQAILNFNKPIKIVNSLLESNGDMLLHLFSDPKGSHIVDAFMDSKYVGEKSREKLAKKLKGYWAQLASSTHGSRVLDKIWHWARTNQRILIMEELAAIGESLRSSKSGQIISSKLNVPLFARNKKDWAEALGKEEKTRAMFANIIGDSKKKDK from the coding sequence ATGTCTAATGAACACGGGAATAATGAGAAGTCTaagaagagaaagaaaaagCGATCTCATATTCAAATGGCTAAAAAGTTTGCCAGGCAACGAAATCACGGTTCTGAGGTTGATTCTGAGACCTATCAGTACATGGTGCATATTTTGGAGTTAATGAAGAATGATTTTCCTACCTTCGAAGAGAAATTAATATTCGTGAATAATGTGTACGAGCAGACTATAGATCACGAAATCGAATACGCTCGAAATCAGATCGGATCTAGGATATTGGATTCGCTTTTGCAGTATGCTAATTTAGAAACAATTCAGAGGTTAGTTGACGCATTCGGATCTCAATTACGGCCACTGAGCAGTGACAGGTTCGCTAGTCACGTTTTAGAGAAGATAGTAATGGTCTGCGCTGATAGGGGAAATAAAATTGCTTCTGAGAAATCATCTGAACAGAAAGTGGATGCTGTTATAGAAGTGAAAGAATCAGAAGTTAAGTCTTataatgatattgtattgaaactgagcaaatatttcataaataataTAGAAGAATTTGTATTTGATACATATGCAAATCATCTTTTGAGGACTGTGATTCAATGCCTTGGGGGATTAATTGATAAGCCTGATCCTAATGATAAGAGGAAGTTAATAATTGAAAGTAGAAGGCCAGTAGTACAAGAATATAAAGATTTATTATTGCAAACTTGTAATAGGTTGCTTAAGTGGCCCCAGTTTCTTGAGTTTGGGCAAGATGAACTCACCTCTGGACTTTTACAAAGTATTTTGTATTCTTTGAAAGACACATATCCTGACATATTGGAAATTTATATTAACAAAATTACAAATGAATGTTTTAAGCCTGGACAGGAGCAGCAATTATCAAACATTTTTGAATCAGTATGCTCTACTAGATTATTGGAGGCTTGTTTAGTAGTAGCAGAACCTAAatgtttgtataaaatttatgaGCAATTTTTCTTGGGTAATTTAAAACAGTTGTCTTTGATGCAAAGTACAAATTTCAGTGTGCAAAGATTGTTAGATCATTGTACTGTAAAAGAAgattttgaaaaaatatttgaagaaatCTCTAAGTGTTTTTCTGATATCTTTACTAAAGGGTACACAGGAGTTATTGTTAGCATAGGAAATGCTTGCTTAAGGGTGCAGACTAAGCAGGGTGCATTTGTGACTGATTTGCTAAAAGTACTTCACTGTGAAACAAATGAAAGGCAGCTTCAAACTGCAATATGTATAGCTTCCCTAAAAACGTGGGAAGAATtggaaaatgtaaaaaaagaaGATAGTGCAAGCATTACTATTAATTTACATGGAAGTTTAATAGTACAGGCTattcttaattttaataaaCCAATAAAAATTGTTAACTCTTTATTGGAATCAAATGGAGACATGTTATTACACTTATTCAGTGATCCAAAGGGTAGTCACATTGTGGATGCTTTTATGGACAGTAAATATGTGGGTGAAAAGAGCAGGGAAAAACTTGCAAAAAAATTAAAAGGATACTGGGCACAATTAGCATCCAGTACACATGGATCTAGAGTTTTGGATAAAATATGGCACTGGGCACGTACAAATCAGAGGATATTAATTATGGAGGAGTTAGCAGCAATTGGAGAATCTTTGAGATCTTCAAAGTCTGGACAAATTATTTCTAGCAAATTGAATGTTCCTCTATTTGCCAGAAATAAGAAAGACTGGGCAGAAGCACTAGGAAAGGAGGAAAAGACTAGAgctatgtttgcaaatataatagGAGACTCTAAGAAGAAGGATAAATGA